In Sphingomonas sp. SORGH_AS_0950, the following are encoded in one genomic region:
- a CDS encoding bifunctional diguanylate cyclase/phosphodiesterase, with translation MTQDEFGFNAHMGGTAVFALSFHPGDPASGKAMPTLDEAVIRAGWAIWSMAPRDGDPPGGDTLIGSFLTSEARIALIDARWNGDAGLRAAQALGVVVAATGAAMLVAVPDGDGMTLDAFLAAGATHILTPGADDAMIRAALKMADRHARRTLDVRRRRSHADGEVGEIHRWIADTIGRGHPCVAIVISLSRLDLVNAAHGRPAGNMLLRGVEARIQAAAAEAFGDGAIVARSGGAEFVMAGIAPPGEGRAIAETLEALLALPFQAGAVPIRLGVRLGLAEHRPGEDPGMLLTRAGEALRKARASDGAMLRFAHPGDAAPLDVLGADLHHAIERGEIDIVFQPQVAIATGRITGVEALARWRHPTLGPLGADPLFAAAERADLGLALSDHIQQIALQRAACWPATLAKLRLSINITAADVGRSGFARLFLDRVAASGFPLGRLTVEITETGLISELDRAAVVLGTLRAAGVRVAIDDFGTGYSSLAYLTSLPIDYLKLDRALVAEVDGSQRDRVVVRGVIGIATQLGMGIIAEGVETHEQAQLLGRLGCETYQGFLRAAPLDGPDLLAMVEEEMECAK, from the coding sequence ATGACGCAGGATGAATTCGGATTTAACGCCCACATGGGGGGAACGGCGGTCTTTGCGCTTTCGTTCCACCCCGGCGACCCGGCATCCGGCAAAGCCATGCCCACGCTGGACGAGGCGGTGATCCGCGCGGGCTGGGCGATCTGGTCGATGGCGCCGCGCGACGGCGATCCGCCCGGCGGCGACACGTTGATCGGGTCCTTCCTGACGAGCGAGGCGCGCATCGCGCTGATCGATGCGCGGTGGAACGGGGATGCCGGACTGCGCGCGGCGCAGGCGCTTGGCGTGGTGGTCGCGGCGACGGGGGCGGCGATGCTGGTCGCGGTTCCCGATGGCGACGGCATGACGCTGGACGCCTTTCTGGCTGCTGGTGCGACCCATATCCTGACGCCGGGGGCCGACGATGCGATGATCCGCGCCGCGCTGAAGATGGCGGATCGGCACGCGCGGCGCACGCTCGACGTGCGGCGGCGGCGAAGCCATGCCGATGGCGAGGTGGGGGAGATCCATCGCTGGATCGCCGACACCATCGGTCGCGGTCATCCTTGCGTCGCGATCGTCATATCGCTGTCGCGGCTGGACCTGGTCAATGCCGCGCATGGCCGTCCGGCGGGCAACATGCTGCTGCGCGGAGTGGAGGCGCGGATCCAGGCGGCGGCGGCCGAGGCCTTTGGCGATGGGGCGATCGTCGCGCGGTCGGGCGGTGCCGAGTTCGTCATGGCAGGCATCGCGCCACCGGGCGAGGGGCGCGCCATCGCCGAGACGCTGGAGGCGCTGCTCGCGCTGCCGTTCCAGGCGGGGGCGGTGCCGATCCGGCTGGGCGTGCGGCTGGGCCTGGCCGAGCATCGCCCCGGCGAGGACCCCGGCATGCTGCTGACCCGCGCGGGCGAGGCTTTGCGCAAGGCGCGGGCGAGCGATGGGGCGATGCTGCGCTTTGCCCATCCGGGCGATGCCGCGCCGCTCGACGTGCTGGGCGCCGATCTGCACCATGCCATCGAGCGGGGGGAGATCGACATCGTCTTCCAGCCGCAGGTCGCGATCGCCACCGGACGGATCACCGGCGTCGAGGCCCTGGCGCGCTGGCGGCATCCGACGCTGGGGCCGCTGGGGGCCGACCCCCTGTTCGCGGCGGCCGAGCGCGCCGATCTGGGGCTGGCGCTGTCCGACCATATCCAGCAGATCGCGTTGCAGCGCGCGGCATGCTGGCCCGCGACGCTGGCCAAGCTGCGCCTGTCGATCAACATCACCGCCGCCGATGTCGGCCGCTCGGGTTTTGCCCGACTGTTCCTCGACCGGGTGGCGGCAAGCGGCTTTCCGCTGGGCCGACTGACCGTGGAGATCACCGAGACGGGGCTGATCAGCGAGCTCGACCGAGCGGCGGTCGTGCTGGGCACGCTGCGCGCGGCGGGCGTCCGGGTGGCGATCGACGATTTCGGGACCGGCTATTCCAGCCTAGCCTATCTGACCAGCCTGCCGATCGACTATCTGAAGCTCGACCGCGCGCTGGTGGCCGAGGTCGACGGATCGCAGCGCGACCGGGTCGTGGTGCGCGGAGTCATCGGGATCGCGACGCAACTGGGCATGGGCATCATCGCCGAGGGGGTCGAGACGCATGAGCAGGCGCAGTTGCTCGGCCGGCTGGGCTGCGAGACCTATCAGGGTTTCCTGCGCGCCGCGCCGCTCGACGGGCCGGATCTGCTCGCGATGGTCGAGGAGGAGATGGAATGCGCGAAGTGA
- the moaA gene encoding GTP 3',8-cyclase MoaA has translation MTMGCASASPGGSSRGSLVDQHGRTIRYLRISVTDRCDLRCRYCMAEQMTFLPRAKLLTLDEIAIIAERFIARGVTRIRLSGGEPLVRRDVADLVRRLGSHVGQGLDELTMTTNGTRLADHAGALVDAGVRRINVSLDSRDPERFRYITRHGDVAQVIHGILSARDTGLSIKINMVALKGLNDDEIGAMLAWCVAEGLDLSLIETMPLGAIDEDRVDRFLPLTEIFDRLSSQFPLVRAGHRTGGPARYWQVEGTGTRLGLISPLTANFCDGCNRVRLTTEGKLYMCLGHEDQVDLKAALREGGLRALDEAIDAGLAAKPARHDFRIEAGSAPAVSRHMSVTGG, from the coding sequence ATGACCATGGGTTGCGCCTCCGCCTCACCCGGTGGGTCCTCGCGTGGGTCCCTTGTCGACCAGCATGGCCGGACCATCCGCTATCTGCGGATTTCGGTCACCGACCGGTGCGACCTGCGTTGCCGCTATTGCATGGCCGAGCAGATGACCTTTCTGCCGCGTGCCAAGCTGCTGACCCTGGACGAAATCGCGATCATCGCCGAGCGGTTCATCGCGCGCGGCGTGACCCGGATCCGTCTGTCGGGGGGCGAGCCGCTGGTGCGGCGCGACGTCGCCGATCTGGTCCGGCGGCTGGGCAGCCATGTCGGGCAGGGCCTGGACGAACTGACCATGACCACCAACGGCACCCGGCTGGCGGATCATGCCGGGGCGCTGGTCGATGCGGGCGTGCGGCGAATCAATGTCAGCCTGGACAGCCGCGATCCCGAACGCTTCCGCTACATCACCCGGCACGGCGACGTGGCGCAGGTGATCCATGGCATCCTGTCCGCACGCGACACCGGCCTGTCGATCAAGATCAACATGGTCGCGCTCAAGGGGCTGAACGACGACGAGATCGGGGCGATGCTCGCCTGGTGCGTGGCCGAGGGCCTCGACCTGTCCTTGATCGAGACGATGCCGCTCGGCGCGATCGACGAGGATCGGGTCGACCGCTTCCTGCCGCTGACCGAGATATTCGACCGGCTGTCGTCGCAATTCCCGCTCGTGCGCGCCGGGCATCGGACCGGCGGCCCCGCGCGATATTGGCAGGTCGAGGGCACCGGCACGCGGCTGGGCCTCATCTCCCCGCTCACCGCCAATTTTTGCGACGGTTGCAACCGGGTGAGGCTGACGACCGAGGGCAAGCTGTATATGTGTCTGGGCCATGAGGATCAGGTGGATTTGAAGGCGGCCCTGCGCGAGGGCGGGCTGCGCGCGCTGGACGAGGCGATCGATGCGGGTCTGGCGGCCAAGCCCGCGCGGCATGATTTCCGGATCGAGGCGGGATCGGCCCCGGCGGTGT